The Alphaproteobacteria bacterium US3C007 genomic interval AACCCGTAATCGCAACACAAATTATGCAGGGCTTACTCATCGATTACTCTTTCTTTGCTCGCGAAAATTCAATATCAAACCTACGATTTTAAGCAAGTAATCATCCAAGGATATCCAAATTTAACATGCCGCGTTGCGTAATACGATTAACGAAATGATTGACCTTTTAAAGCAAAAGGTCGGCGCGCAGACTTCCGCTTTTATCGCGAATACAGGTCGCGCCTCTGCGCTTCAATAGCCATAAACGCAGCCGCGCCTAGCAAACAGGCTCTAAACAAAAGCGTAGTTGGGAGGCGATGGGGTCTCTATGAGCGGCCTACGCTTAGTGCGTCCACGCGCCGCGCCGCGTCGTAGCAAAATTCTCGCCATACCCGCCCGCGCGAATATTTGCCTTGCGAGTCTTGGGTTCGATCACTTCATAGGCCAAAGCTTTTTGCTTGGCATACTGGATAGCAGCCTCTTTATTCTCAAACCGCAAAGTAACCTGCGATTGCGTATCCGCGCTAGATGTCCAGCCCATCAAGGGGTCAACTTCCCGCGCCGAGGATTGCGTATATTCAAGGACCCAGTCATGTGTGCGGGCAAGCCCGGAGGACATCGCCGTTTTAGCCGGTTTGAAAATACGTGCAGACATTCATGTTCTCCTAAAAAACCCCTGTCTTATGCGTGATTTTCATCGGGTAAACAAGCAAAAGATCCGTCCAATTTCACCCCGTAGCGCACGCGTTTTAAAAAAACCCAGAATCACTCAGTTTTATAGATGACGCTTCCCAAACCGCTTTGACCTTTGGGCCGGCGGGCCTATTGTTAGAAGGCAAGTGAAGGAACCTCTTTTATGACCCAAGACCAGATTGGACAGATCCGCGGCGAGGTGAAAAACCGCCCCAAGCTTGAAGGGGGGAAGCGGTTCGAAATGATGTCAGAATTTTCGGAGGCGGGGGATCAACCTACCGCAATCCGCGAACTGACGGCGGGCATTCAAGGACAAGAGCGCGATCAGGTTCTACTGGGCGCAACAGGCACCGGTAAAACCTTTACTATGGCCCGTTTAATCGAAGAAACCCAACGGCCTGCGATTATTCTGGCGCCCAATAAAACGCTTGCAGCGCAGCTTTATGGAGAGTTTAAAAGCTTTTTTCCCGACAATTCAGTCGAATATTTCGTCAGCTTTTATGATTATTATCAACCCGAAGCCTATGTCGCGCGCTCGGATACCTATATCGAAAAAGAAAGCCAAATAAACGAGCAGATTGACAGAATGCGCCATTCTGCAACCCGCGCTTTACTAGAAAGGGATGACGTTATCATCGTGGCTTCGGTATCGTGTATCTATGGGATTGGGTCGGTCGAAACCTATGGCGCGATGACGCAAGATCTCAAAGCCGGTGAAAATTACAATCAACGCCAAGTGATGGCGGACCTTGTTGCGCAGCAATATAAGCGCAATGATCAAGCCTTCCAACGCGGATCCTTTCGCGTCAGAGGGGACAGTTTGGAAATATTTCCAGCGCATCTCGAAGACCGCGCCTGGCGGTTATCTTTTTTTGGTGATGAGCTTGAAAATATCACCGAGTTTGATCCGCTGACCGGTGAAAAAACCAATTCTTTTGAGCAGATCCGGATCTACGCCAATTCGCATTACGTAACCCCGAAACCCACCATGCAGCAGGCCTTGATCAGCATCAAAACCGAGCTGCGCCAGCGCCTTGATCAATTGGTCAATGAAGGCAAATTGCTCGAAGCCCAGCGTTTAGAGCAAAGAACCAATTTTGACCTCGAAATGCTGGAAGCCACTGGTGTGTGCAACGGCATCGAAAATTACTCACGCTATTTGACGGGGCGTGCGCCGGGCGAGCCTCCCCCCACTTTGTTTGAGTTTATACCCGATAATGCAATCGTCTTTGCCGATGAAAGCCATGTCAGCGTGCCTCAGATTGGCGCGATGTATAAGGGCGATTATC includes:
- a CDS encoding ETC complex I subunit — protein: MSARIFKPAKTAMSSGLARTHDWVLEYTQSSAREVDPLMGWTSSADTQSQVTLRFENKEAAIQYAKQKALAYEVIEPKTRKANIRAGGYGENFATTRRGAWTH
- the uvrB gene encoding excinuclease ABC subunit UvrB translates to MTQDQIGQIRGEVKNRPKLEGGKRFEMMSEFSEAGDQPTAIRELTAGIQGQERDQVLLGATGTGKTFTMARLIEETQRPAIILAPNKTLAAQLYGEFKSFFPDNSVEYFVSFYDYYQPEAYVARSDTYIEKESQINEQIDRMRHSATRALLERDDVIIVASVSCIYGIGSVETYGAMTQDLKAGENYNQRQVMADLVAQQYKRNDQAFQRGSFRVRGDSLEIFPAHLEDRAWRLSFFGDELENITEFDPLTGEKTNSFEQIRIYANSHYVTPKPTMQQALISIKTELRQRLDQLVNEGKLLEAQRLEQRTNFDLEMLEATGVCNGIENYSRYLTGRAPGEPPPTLFEFIPDNAIVFADESHVSVPQIGAMYKGDYRRKFTLAEHGFRLPSCMDNRPLKFEEWNAMRPQTIYVSATPASWELEQTGGVFVEQIIRPTGLVDPNIEIRPVEMQVDDLLDEVRKVTVDGFRTLVTTLTKRMAEDLTEYMHEQGIKVRYMHSDIDTIERIEILRDLRLGAFDVLIGINLLREGLDIPECGLVAILDADKEGFLRSETSLVQTIGRAARNAQGRVIMYADRITGSMERALAETDRRREKQVAYNTTHGITPQTIKKNVEDILSGLYKGDTDQSRVTAQIDSPLAGGNLQTVLEGLRNDMRKAAENLEFEEAARLRDEVKRLEAVDLAIADDPLARQSAVEAAGEAAVKSRGRSKAGRGGTRTYRGQAQRKA